One window from the genome of Osmerus eperlanus chromosome 1, fOsmEpe2.1, whole genome shotgun sequence encodes:
- the LOC134026444 gene encoding sodium- and chloride-dependent GABA transporter 2-like, whose translation MADSLHRQEALPGQDIPLRVKQRDQWANKMEFILTVAGAIIGLGNVWRFPYLCYKNGGGAFFIPYILFLVTCGIPLFILETAVGQYTSQGGITCWRKLCPLFEGMGYASQVIILYGSITYIVILAWAFLYLFSSFTVNLPWASCNNSWNTDTCVLFDGKNNSGNWTSPLSTSSVVEFWQRRVLQLSSGMEDLGSIRWELALCLLLVWVICYFCVWKGVKSTGKAVYFTVTFPYVMLVVLLIRGVTLPGAMDGIYYYIYPNVTRLADPQVWMDAGTQIFYSYAISLGFLTSLGSYNKYNNNCYKDSFYLCLLNSGTSFMSGFAIFSILGYMAKDQNVDISVVAESGPGLVFIVYPQAVTLLPFPQFWSVCFFTMIILLGVDSQFVGLETLMTSVTDVFPILLRKRYRREALLLVFCTVCFLLGLFMVTQGGPYILQLFDHYVCSGATLLFLSICQSVAIGWVYGADRFCDNIEDMIGYKPSAFLKYCWMYITPTICTGTFVFSVLKYSPLKFNNIYVYPWWAYGFGWFLAVSSLSLIPITMAYKLAKGKGTLWQRLQTLCHPAADLPMLQKERRNICRIENTEDKSSNNNINTI comes from the exons GTGCATTCTTTATCCCTTACATCCTCTTCCTAGTTACTTGTGGCATCCCTCTGTTCATCCTAGAGACTGCTGTTGGTCAGTACACTAGTCAGGGTGGAATCACATGTTGGCGGAAACTCTGTCCATTGTTTGAGG GTATGGGATATGCCAGCCAGGTGATCATTCTTTACGGGTCTATCACCTACATTGTGATTCTTGCATGGGCTTTTCTCTACCTTTTCTCTTCATTTACTGTTAATCTACCATGGGCCAGCTGCAACAACTCTTGGAATACAG ATACATGTGTTCTGTTTGATGGCAAGAACAACTCTGGCAACTGGACATCTCCCTTGAGTACTTCATCTGTTGTGGAGTTTTGGCA ACGTCGGGTTCTACAGTTATCAAGCGGCATGGAAGATCTTGGAAGTATACGGTGGGAGCTGGCTTTATGTCTTCTGCTGGTCTGGGTAATCTGTTACTTCTGTGTCTGGAAAGGAGTAAAGTCGACAGGGAAG GCAGTTTACTTCACAGTTACATTCCCCTATGTGATGCTGGTGGTACTATTGATCAGAGGGGTAACACTACCTGGAGCCATGGATGGCATTTACTACTACATCTACCCCAATGTTACTAGACTAGCTGATCCACAG GTGTGGATGGATGCTGGAACCCAAATATTTTATTCCTATGCCATTAGCCTAGGATTTCTGACTTCCCTTGGAAGCTATAATAAGTACAACAACAACTGCTATAA AGACTCCTTCTATCTGTGCCTGTTGAACAGTGGGACCAGCTTTATGTCTGGTTTTGCCATTTTCTCAATCCTGGGCTACATGGCTAAAGACCAGAATGTGGACATTTCTGTAGTCGCTGAGTCAG GTCCTGGCCTAGTCTTCATTGTGTACCCACAGGCAGTAACCCTGCTTCCCTTTCCACAGTTCTGGTCAGTGTGTTTCTTCACCATGATCATTCTGCTTGGGGTGGACAGCCAG TTTGTTGGCCTGGAGACTTTGATGACCTCAGTCACAGATGTTTTTCCCATCCTACTAAGAAAACGGTATCGGAGAGAGGCGTTACTGCTTGTGTTCTGCACTGTCTGCTTCCTACTTGGCCTTTTCATGGTCACACAG GGTGGCCCCTACATCCTCCAGCTCTTTGATCATTATGTGTGCAGTGGAGCAACTTTGTTGTTCTTGTCCATTTGCCAATCAGTTGCCATTGGATGGGTGTATG GTGCTGATCGATTCTGTGACAACATTGAGGATATGATTGGTTACAAGCCTTCCGCTTTTCTCAAATACTGTTGGATGTACATTACCCCCACTATATGCACA ggAACTTTTGTATTCTCTGTGCTTAAGTACAGTCCTCTGAAATTCAATAACATTTACGTGTATCCCTGGTGGGCATATGGTTTTGGCTGGTTCCTGGcagtctcatccctctctctgattCCCATTACTATGGCTTACAAACTAGCCAAGGGCAAAGGAACTCTCTGGCAA CGTCTTCAGACATTATGTCACCCAGCAGCCGACCTTCCAATGCTTCAGAAGGAAAGGAGAAATATTTGTAGAATAGAAAACACAGAAGATAAGTCCAGCAATAATAATATAAACACAATATAA